Proteins encoded in a region of the Enterococcus gilvus ATCC BAA-350 genome:
- the argS gene encoding arginine--tRNA ligase gives MNNKEIVAQAVFEVVKENLTLPEVERLLENPKSVDHGDVAFPTFALAKVFRKAPQQIAAELAEQINPDAFEKIEVVGPYLNFFMKKEVISSMVLKQIAKEAHHFGDSNIGNEGNVTIDMSSPNIAKPISMGHLRSTVIGNSISLILGKIGYNPIKINHLGDWGTQFGKLIVAYKKWGSEEKVKAEPINELLRLYVEFHEKAEEEPELNDEARAWFKKLEENDEEALDLWTWFRSESLKEFNKIYGMLEVDFDSYNGEAFYNDKMDEVVTMLEEKHLLQTNEGAEIVDLEKYDLNPALIKKSDGATLYITRDLAAALYRKREYNFVKSLYVVGNEQSGHFKQLKAVLKEMDFDWSDEMIHVPFGLITKDGKKLSTRKGKIVLLEEVLNEANSLALNQIQEKNPDLPNKEEVAHQVGVGAVIFHDLKNDRLNNFDFSLEEVVRFEGETGPYVQYTHARAMTVLEKGNFAIDTEAVYALNDKDSWEIIKLLQSYPEVVMQAADQYEPSVIAKHSIRLAQAFNKYYAHTKILVEDDQKEARLALVHAVTVILKEDLRLLGVHAPNKM, from the coding sequence ATGAATAATAAAGAAATCGTCGCACAAGCTGTTTTTGAAGTAGTGAAAGAAAATCTCACGTTGCCGGAAGTAGAACGTTTATTGGAAAATCCTAAATCAGTTGACCACGGAGATGTGGCATTTCCAACATTCGCCTTGGCGAAAGTGTTTCGTAAAGCGCCGCAGCAAATTGCGGCAGAGCTAGCTGAGCAAATCAATCCTGATGCTTTTGAAAAAATTGAGGTCGTAGGTCCGTATCTAAACTTCTTTATGAAAAAGGAAGTTATTTCAAGCATGGTCTTGAAACAAATCGCCAAAGAAGCACATCATTTTGGGGACAGCAATATTGGAAATGAAGGCAACGTAACGATCGATATGTCTTCTCCAAATATCGCAAAACCTATTTCAATGGGACACTTGCGCTCCACTGTGATCGGAAATTCCATCAGTTTGATCTTGGGCAAGATCGGGTATAACCCAATCAAAATCAATCATCTTGGTGACTGGGGTACACAATTCGGTAAATTGATCGTAGCCTATAAAAAATGGGGTTCAGAGGAAAAAGTGAAAGCTGAACCGATCAATGAATTGCTGCGTCTATATGTAGAATTCCACGAAAAAGCAGAAGAAGAGCCTGAACTAAACGATGAAGCACGCGCTTGGTTCAAAAAATTAGAAGAAAACGACGAAGAAGCATTAGATTTATGGACATGGTTCCGCAGCGAGTCGCTAAAAGAATTTAATAAGATCTACGGAATGCTGGAAGTTGATTTTGATTCTTACAATGGAGAAGCTTTCTACAACGATAAGATGGATGAAGTTGTAACGATGTTGGAAGAAAAGCACCTGCTGCAAACCAATGAAGGGGCAGAGATCGTAGACCTTGAAAAATATGACTTGAATCCAGCCTTGATCAAAAAATCAGATGGCGCGACATTGTACATTACGCGTGACTTGGCAGCTGCTCTTTACCGTAAACGTGAATACAATTTTGTTAAGTCCCTCTATGTGGTGGGAAATGAACAAAGTGGTCATTTTAAACAATTAAAGGCTGTTTTAAAAGAAATGGATTTTGATTGGTCAGATGAAATGATCCATGTACCATTTGGTTTGATCACTAAGGATGGCAAAAAATTATCTACCCGTAAAGGCAAGATCGTTCTATTAGAAGAAGTGCTGAATGAAGCAAATAGTCTTGCTTTGAACCAAATTCAAGAAAAAAATCCGGATCTTCCAAATAAAGAGGAAGTGGCACACCAAGTGGGCGTTGGCGCTGTGATTTTCCACGACTTAAAGAATGACCGCTTAAACAACTTCGACTTCAGTTTGGAAGAAGTGGTTCGTTTTGAAGGGGAAACAGGCCCATACGTACAATACACACATGCGCGTGCAATGACTGTTTTGGAAAAAGGAAACTTCGCCATTGATACGGAGGCTGTTTATGCCTTGAATGATAAAGATAGCTGGGAAATCATCAAGCTGCTGCAAAGCTATCCAGAAGTAGTCATGCAAGCGGCGGATCAATACGAACCATCCGTGATCGCAAAGCACTCGATTCGATTGGCTCAAGCATTTAATAAATACTACGCTCACACAAAAATTCTAGTGGAAGACGATCAAAAAGAGGCACGGCTTGCATTGGTACACGCGGTGACTGTCATTTTGAAAGAAGATCTGCGTCTATTAGGTGTTCATGCCCCAAATAAAATGTAA